AGGCTGGTGGCCTTCCACGACGCGACGCTGGACCGCGTCACGGACGCCCGGGGCCGGATCGCGGAGCTGCCCTGGAGCGAGGTGAGCCGGGCCAGGGTCGCGAGCACGGAGCCGCTGCCGCTCTTCGAGGAGCTGCTGGACGAGTTCCCCGACGCCCGCTGGAACGTGGACATCAAAGCCGCGGGGGCCCTGGAACCGCTGGTCGGACTGATCCGCCGCAGGGACCTCTGGGGCCGGGTCTGCGTCGGTTCGTTCTCGGAGCGCCGCGTGGCACTGGCGTACCGGCTCGCCGGCCCGAAGCTCGCGACGTCGTTCGGGGTGCGAGGGGTGCTCGGCCTGCGGCTGCGCTCCCTGGGGATCCCGGCCGCGGTCCGTGCGGGCGCGGTCTGCGTCCAGGTGCCCGAAGTCCAGAGCGGCATAAGGATCGTGGACCGACGCTTCGTCGCGGAAGCCCACGCCCGCGGACTTCAGGTGCACGTCTGGACGGTCAACGAAGCCGACCGGATGGCCGCCCTTCTGGACACAGGAGTGGATGGCATCATGACCGACGATCTGGAGACCCTGCGTACGGTGCTCAGCGACCGAGGAGTCTGGCACTGAGCGGCCGTGGGCCGTGGCGCATCTCCATCGGCACAAGCATGGAGGCGCCCAGTGGCCCTTGAGACAGAGGACCCGACCGCCGGGAGAGGCAACGGCGACCGTCGGCGCGAGCAGCGCGGGTGGTACTTCTACGACTTCGCCTGCTCCGTCTATTCGACGAGCGTGGTGACGGTCTTCCTGGGCCCCTACCTCACGGCCGTGGCCAAGGCGGCGGCG
This DNA window, taken from Streptomyces sp. SCSIO 30461, encodes the following:
- a CDS encoding glycerophosphodiester phosphodiesterase; protein product: MTRVQQPRHPYLDHPSPIPFAHRGGTADGLENTAAAFRRAAATGYRYFETDVHTTVDGRLVAFHDATLDRVTDARGRIAELPWSEVSRARVASTEPLPLFEELLDEFPDARWNVDIKAAGALEPLVGLIRRRDLWGRVCVGSFSERRVALAYRLAGPKLATSFGVRGVLGLRLRSLGIPAAVRAGAVCVQVPEVQSGIRIVDRRFVAEAHARGLQVHVWTVNEADRMAALLDTGVDGIMTDDLETLRTVLSDRGVWH